One segment of Acidimicrobiales bacterium DNA contains the following:
- a CDS encoding DUF6338 family protein, which yields MIPETLGALLLFVLCVVPGMLFELLRQHQRPPFEQTSLEEASRILLWSVLLDLAGVGFVAALRWLGAATFASPAAIARDGLDAYWRGHYSAVVFTIAVVLAVGLTIAALVHRSLNRADRRGLALRFQRWIETRLGHVLYQRMSNASVWQEVLATSRPVGADTMVTVLKKDGSLWTGRVGGFTPTDHEDRDLALKHPISVRRPGAAQPESLASTWELVVISGREISELFVGYASKPTTAAPPRGASPSASEE from the coding sequence GTGATTCCTGAGACGCTAGGGGCGTTGCTCCTCTTCGTTCTCTGTGTAGTGCCTGGCATGTTGTTCGAGCTGCTCCGGCAGCACCAACGGCCGCCCTTCGAGCAAACGAGTCTCGAGGAGGCATCACGGATCCTGCTCTGGAGTGTCCTCCTCGACTTAGCTGGTGTCGGCTTTGTCGCTGCGCTGCGCTGGCTAGGCGCGGCTACGTTCGCCAGTCCGGCAGCGATAGCCCGAGATGGCCTCGACGCCTACTGGCGCGGTCACTACTCGGCAGTCGTGTTCACGATTGCTGTGGTCTTGGCAGTTGGTCTCACGATCGCTGCGCTGGTGCACCGATCCCTCAACCGTGCAGACCGAAGAGGCCTCGCTCTTCGGTTCCAACGATGGATCGAGACTCGTCTGGGCCATGTGCTGTACCAACGAATGTCAAACGCGTCGGTGTGGCAGGAAGTGCTCGCCACGTCTCGCCCGGTTGGGGCCGACACGATGGTCACGGTCCTGAAGAAGGATGGAAGCCTCTGGACCGGGCGCGTCGGCGGCTTTACCCCTACGGACCACGAGGATCGCGATCTTGCACTCAAGCATCCGATCTCAGTGCGACGGCCAGGGGCAGCCCAGCCCGAGTCGTTGGCGTCGACGTGGGAACTGGTGGTCATTTCTGGTCGAGAGATCAGTGAGCTGTTCGTCGGGTACGCGTCGAAGCCGACGACTGCAGCCCCGCCGCGAGGAGCCAGTCCCAGCGCGAGTGAGGAGTGA
- the xseA gene encoding exodeoxyribonuclease VII large subunit translates to MASPPPEEQRFTFDYSVEVTETESDADASGDEARELLARVEKVHAAATRRAARRTHAVEERWIDALFAPSDPTAPPAESEVPAERPLPPPAGEQSEEDEPEESLSIAQFYRRVRHALEGAFPDEVWVTGEIRGMREARGGHHYFELADHGAETNGRAAQQLEVACWARDWPPIAAQLAAAGVELEVGRVVRVRGRVSVWEGGGRLRFTLTGLDVEALLGSIAAARRQLLKTLETEGILDANRRLPVPLVPLRIGLVASPGTEGHRDFTGQLDRSGFAFEVHLEPSLVQGADAPAQLAAALKRLEAWSPDLVVVVRGGGARGDLAAFDAEVVARAIATAPFPVWSGVGHTGDRSVADEVANFSAITPTACGEAVVARVAAYYDEMRRRVGQLASLAGARLDAAKGRLAVRTNALVHSTHRQLDHRERAIRTAVEVLPTSTRRRLGVEGGSLAQRSERLSVGAARRLTSDGADLERCRQVLTAYDPERQLGRGWSLTHTAAGRLLRSVGEVTAGEAIVTRLQDGSVTSVVSPPTAREDGRR, encoded by the coding sequence GTGGCCTCACCGCCCCCCGAAGAACAGCGCTTCACCTTCGACTACTCGGTCGAGGTGACCGAAACCGAGAGCGACGCGGACGCGAGCGGGGACGAGGCCCGCGAGCTCCTCGCGAGAGTCGAGAAGGTGCACGCCGCGGCGACGCGGCGCGCGGCGCGGCGGACCCACGCCGTCGAGGAGCGCTGGATCGACGCGCTCTTCGCTCCGAGCGACCCGACGGCCCCCCCCGCCGAGAGCGAGGTGCCGGCCGAGCGCCCCCTGCCGCCCCCGGCCGGCGAGCAGAGCGAAGAGGACGAGCCCGAAGAGTCGCTGTCGATCGCCCAGTTCTACCGCCGGGTCCGGCACGCCCTTGAGGGCGCCTTCCCGGACGAGGTCTGGGTCACTGGCGAGATCCGCGGCATGCGCGAGGCGCGTGGCGGTCATCACTACTTCGAGCTCGCCGACCACGGCGCTGAGACGAACGGGCGGGCGGCCCAGCAGCTCGAGGTGGCCTGCTGGGCGCGCGACTGGCCGCCGATCGCCGCGCAGCTGGCGGCGGCGGGTGTCGAGCTCGAGGTCGGCCGCGTGGTGCGCGTGCGCGGCCGCGTCTCGGTCTGGGAGGGAGGCGGCCGCCTCCGCTTCACCCTCACCGGTCTCGACGTCGAGGCGCTGCTCGGGAGCATCGCAGCGGCGCGCCGCCAGCTGCTGAAGACCCTCGAGACCGAGGGCATCCTCGACGCCAACCGCCGCCTTCCCGTCCCGCTCGTGCCGCTACGGATCGGCCTCGTGGCGAGCCCTGGCACCGAGGGTCACCGCGACTTCACCGGTCAGCTCGACCGTTCGGGCTTCGCCTTCGAGGTCCACCTCGAGCCCTCCCTCGTGCAGGGGGCCGACGCGCCGGCGCAGCTCGCCGCGGCGCTGAAGCGCCTCGAGGCGTGGAGCCCCGACCTCGTCGTGGTCGTCCGCGGCGGCGGCGCACGCGGCGACCTCGCCGCCTTCGACGCAGAGGTGGTGGCGCGGGCGATCGCCACCGCGCCCTTCCCGGTCTGGTCGGGCGTCGGCCACACCGGGGACCGCTCGGTCGCCGACGAGGTGGCCAACTTCTCGGCGATCACCCCGACGGCCTGCGGCGAGGCGGTGGTCGCCCGCGTCGCCGCCTACTACGACGAGATGCGCCGCCGGGTCGGCCAGCTCGCCTCGCTTGCGGGCGCCCGCCTCGACGCCGCGAAGGGTCGCCTCGCAGTCCGCACGAACGCGCTCGTGCACTCGACCCACCGCCAGCTCGACCACCGGGAGCGGGCGATCCGCACCGCAGTGGAGGTGCTCCCGACGAGCACCCGCCGGCGCCTCGGCGTCGAGGGGGGCTCGCTCGCGCAGCGTTCAGAGCGTCTCTCGGTCGGGGCGGCGAGACGGCTGACGAGTGATGGCGCTGACCTCGAGCGATGCCGGCAGGTGCTCACCGCCTATGACCCCGAGCGCCAGCTCGGCCGCGGCTGGTCGCTGACGCACACCGCCGCGGGCCGGCTGCTCCGCTCGGTCGGCGAGGTCACGGCCGGCGAGGCGATCGTCACGCGCCTGCAGGACGGCTCGGTGACCTCGGTGGTGAGCCCGCCCACGGCACGCGAGGATGGGCGGCGATGA
- a CDS encoding ACT domain-containing protein: MARFSLHAVGQDRPGIVAAVTQALADLGCNLAESRMAILHGQFAIVLVLEAPGVSSGVAIEEALTPAIEELGLQLLIRPIPDDARHPDLGGLVGISIRGADRPGTVARVARAVAEAGGNVVDLVGHVAGSTSAEPSLLELVVALEDPAALRGLEEELISLAAQLEMRCEVREHVARPT; this comes from the coding sequence ATGGCGCGCTTTTCCCTCCACGCCGTCGGGCAGGACCGTCCAGGGATCGTGGCGGCGGTGACCCAGGCGCTCGCCGACCTCGGCTGCAACCTCGCGGAGTCGCGCATGGCGATCCTGCACGGGCAGTTCGCGATCGTCCTCGTCCTCGAGGCCCCCGGCGTGAGCAGCGGCGTCGCGATCGAGGAGGCGCTCACGCCGGCGATCGAGGAGCTGGGCCTGCAGCTGCTGATCCGACCGATCCCCGACGACGCCCGGCACCCGGACCTCGGGGGCCTCGTCGGCATCTCGATCCGTGGCGCCGACCGCCCCGGGACCGTGGCGCGCGTCGCACGGGCGGTGGCGGAGGCGGGCGGGAACGTCGTCGACCTCGTCGGCCACGTCGCCGGCTCGACGAGCGCCGAGCCGTCGCTGCTCGAGCTCGTGGTCGCGCTCGAGGACCCTGCGGCGCTCCGCGGCCTCGAGGAGGAGCTGATCAGCCTCGCCGCGCAGCTCGAGATGCGCTGCGAGGTCCGCGAGCACGTCGCCCGCCCCACCTGA
- a CDS encoding FGGY-family carbohydrate kinase produces the protein MRHLLVLDVGTTGVRATLVDEEGLPGAVRYRRTAPSRPAAGVSEFDPAALAAAALAVAGEALSGARVAGVAVANQRASTVLWDAADGRPLGPGLGWQDLRTVGQCLALRASGLRLAPNQSATKLAYLLGAAGAGASEPRFGTLDTFIAWHLSGGALHVTDASNAGVTGLLAGDGSGWDPAVLSALGLDEALLPAIVASSALLGEASALPGAPPIAGLVGDQQASLIGQGCVLPGAAKATFGTGGMLDLCVGGERPAFAVRGEAGTFPIVAWRLGEELTWGIEAILLAAGSCVEWLRDGLGLIERVEDSSALAASVRDSGGVTFVPAFGGLGTPAWDFGARGTLVGLDQSTTRAEIVHAVLDGIAQCGADLLEAVESDGGCRIEHLCIDGGMSTNATFVQLLADATGRPVLVSAVSEATTLGAAFLGGSACGLYPSLAGATGLIGAPRAVEPRRRADRGRWLDARERALRTVPLLSALEF, from the coding sequence ATGAGGCACCTCCTCGTCCTCGACGTCGGCACGACCGGCGTGCGCGCCACCCTCGTCGACGAGGAGGGCCTCCCCGGCGCCGTCCGCTACCGCCGCACGGCGCCGAGCCGACCCGCGGCGGGGGTGAGCGAGTTCGACCCGGCGGCGCTCGCCGCGGCGGCGCTCGCGGTCGCGGGCGAGGCCCTCTCCGGTGCGAGAGTCGCGGGGGTGGCGGTCGCCAACCAGCGCGCCTCGACGGTGCTCTGGGACGCCGCCGACGGCCGCCCCCTCGGCCCCGGCCTCGGCTGGCAGGACCTGCGCACCGTCGGGCAGTGCCTGGCGCTGCGCGCCTCGGGGCTCCGCCTCGCACCCAACCAGTCGGCGACCAAGCTCGCCTACCTCCTCGGCGCTGCGGGGGCGGGCGCCTCCGAGCCCCGCTTCGGCACCCTCGACACCTTCATCGCCTGGCACCTCTCGGGCGGCGCCCTGCACGTCACTGACGCGTCCAACGCCGGCGTCACCGGCCTCCTCGCCGGCGACGGCAGCGGTTGGGATCCGGCCGTGCTCTCGGCGCTCGGGCTCGACGAGGCGCTCCTCCCCGCGATCGTGGCGTCGAGCGCCCTCCTCGGCGAGGCGAGCGCCCTCCCCGGGGCGCCCCCGATCGCCGGTCTCGTCGGGGACCAGCAGGCGAGCCTGATCGGCCAGGGCTGCGTGCTCCCGGGTGCGGCGAAGGCGACCTTCGGGACGGGCGGGATGCTCGACCTCTGCGTCGGTGGCGAGCGGCCGGCGTTCGCGGTGCGCGGCGAGGCGGGGACCTTCCCGATCGTCGCCTGGCGCCTCGGCGAGGAGCTCACGTGGGGCATCGAGGCGATCCTCCTCGCCGCCGGGAGCTGCGTGGAGTGGCTGCGCGACGGCCTCGGCCTCATCGAGCGGGTCGAGGACTCCTCAGCGCTCGCCGCCTCGGTGCGCGACTCGGGCGGGGTGACCTTCGTCCCTGCCTTCGGCGGCCTCGGCACCCCGGCGTGGGACTTCGGGGCACGCGGCACCCTCGTCGGCCTCGACCAGTCGACGACGCGCGCCGAGATCGTGCACGCCGTCCTCGACGGCATCGCCCAGTGCGGCGCCGACCTCCTCGAGGCCGTGGAGTCCGACGGTGGCTGTCGGATCGAGCACCTCTGCATCGACGGTGGGATGAGCACCAACGCGACCTTCGTGCAGCTGCTCGCCGACGCGACTGGCCGGCCGGTCCTCGTCTCCGCGGTGAGCGAGGCGACGACCCTCGGCGCGGCCTTCCTCGGCGGGAGCGCCTGCGGCCTCTACCCCTCACTCGCCGGGGCCACCGGCCTGATCGGCGCCCCGAGGGCCGTGGAGCCGCGCCGGCGCGCCGACCGGGGGCGCTGGCTCGACGCGCGCGAACGCGCCCTTCGCACCGTCCCGCTTCTCTCCGCGCTCGAGTTCTGA
- a CDS encoding rubrerythrin family protein: protein MPALKDSKTESNLKEAFAGESQANRRYLYFAQKADVEGYPDVAALFRSVAEGETGHAFGHFDFLKETGDPVTGVPVGPTADNLKSAIEGETYEYTEMYPGFAKTAREEGFEEIGEWLETLARAEKSHAGRFTEGLQSVGG from the coding sequence GTGCCGGCACTCAAGGACTCCAAGACCGAATCGAACCTGAAGGAGGCCTTCGCCGGCGAGAGCCAGGCGAACCGGCGCTACCTCTACTTCGCGCAGAAGGCCGACGTCGAGGGCTACCCGGACGTCGCGGCGCTCTTCCGCTCGGTCGCCGAGGGTGAGACCGGCCACGCTTTCGGTCACTTCGACTTCCTGAAGGAGACCGGCGACCCTGTCACGGGCGTCCCCGTCGGCCCCACCGCCGACAACCTGAAGTCGGCGATCGAGGGCGAGACCTACGAGTACACCGAGATGTACCCGGGCTTCGCGAAGACCGCCCGCGAGGAGGGCTTCGAGGAGATCGGCGAGTGGCTCGAGACCCTCGCGCGCGCCGAGAAGAGCCACGCCGGGCGCTTCACCGAGGGCCTGCAGTCCGTCGGCGGCTGA
- a CDS encoding heterodisulfide reductase-related iron-sulfur binding cluster, with the protein MTTTYDPHDPQYLDETDLRGELDRVYDLCHGCRLCFNLCPSFPTLFSLIDDVHDGAVHDLTPDEQDQVVDECYQCKLCYVKCPYVPPHEWQLDFPRLMMRAHAVGASKPRPFKQKVTDQFLGRTDLLGRLSSTAAPVVNAITGRTGSLARKAMQATVGIHAERLLPPYARQRFTSWFKHREPVAVESPRAEVSVFPTCFVEYMEPAIGKDIVGVLEHNGFACSLPAGTRCCGAPWLHQGEVAQFTEQAKRNVAALAVEVRAGRDVIVAQPTCAYVLKKDYPIYVGGADAALVAAHTFDPAEYLLAAHRGEGGPLDTDFPGEVPEHVAYHLACHLRAQNIGARARDLLALAGMKVTLIERCSGIDGTWGYRAENYDLARKVARPLAREVQAAGADAVCGDCHLANTAIRQETGAEPVHPITLFARAYGLPES; encoded by the coding sequence ATGACCACCACCTACGACCCCCACGACCCGCAGTACCTGGACGAGACGGACCTGCGCGGCGAGCTCGACCGCGTCTACGACCTCTGCCACGGCTGCCGCCTCTGCTTCAACCTCTGCCCGAGCTTCCCGACACTGTTCTCGCTCATCGACGACGTCCACGACGGGGCGGTGCACGACCTCACCCCCGACGAGCAGGACCAGGTCGTCGACGAGTGCTACCAGTGCAAGCTCTGCTACGTGAAGTGCCCCTACGTGCCTCCGCACGAGTGGCAGCTCGACTTCCCGCGCCTCATGATGCGCGCCCACGCGGTCGGCGCGAGCAAGCCGCGGCCCTTCAAGCAGAAGGTCACCGACCAGTTCCTCGGTCGCACCGACCTGCTCGGGCGCCTCTCGAGCACCGCCGCCCCGGTGGTGAACGCGATCACCGGCCGCACCGGCTCGCTCGCCCGCAAGGCGATGCAGGCGACGGTCGGCATCCACGCCGAGCGCCTCCTCCCCCCCTATGCGCGCCAGCGCTTCACGAGCTGGTTCAAGCACCGCGAGCCGGTCGCTGTCGAGTCGCCCCGCGCCGAGGTGAGCGTCTTTCCCACGTGCTTCGTCGAGTACATGGAGCCCGCGATCGGCAAGGACATCGTGGGGGTCCTCGAGCACAACGGCTTCGCCTGCTCGCTCCCGGCGGGCACCCGCTGCTGCGGCGCTCCGTGGCTGCACCAGGGCGAGGTCGCCCAGTTCACCGAGCAGGCCAAGCGCAACGTGGCCGCGCTCGCCGTCGAGGTGCGCGCCGGGCGGGACGTGATCGTCGCCCAGCCGACCTGTGCCTACGTGCTGAAGAAGGACTACCCGATCTACGTCGGCGGCGCCGACGCCGCCCTCGTCGCGGCGCACACCTTCGACCCGGCCGAGTACCTGCTCGCCGCGCACCGCGGCGAGGGCGGCCCCCTCGACACCGACTTCCCCGGCGAGGTGCCCGAGCACGTCGCCTACCACCTCGCCTGCCACCTGCGCGCCCAGAACATCGGGGCGCGGGCGCGCGACCTGCTCGCGCTCGCGGGGATGAAGGTCACCCTCATCGAGCGCTGCTCGGGGATCGACGGGACCTGGGGCTACCGCGCCGAGAACTACGACCTCGCCCGCAAGGTCGCCCGCCCGCTCGCCCGCGAGGTGCAGGCCGCTGGCGCCGACGCCGTCTGCGGCGACTGCCACCTGGCGAACACCGCGATCCGCCAGGAGACCGGGGCCGAGCCGGTGCACCCGATCACCCTCTTCGCCCGCGCCTACGGCCTCCCCGAGTCGTGA
- a CDS encoding DUF3501 family protein: MSAPLVLGDIADLRAYEREREAFRAEVIALKRLRRVAIGPLVTVVLENRTTVRFQIQEMARAEKMVTDEQIEGELAVYNPLIPAPGELSMTMFIELTSETELREWLPRLVGVERSVLVRVGDGDDEHVEGALLDPDHERQLTRDNVTASVHYVRVVLPEALRAGLVEHRVRLEIDHPEYRHATELGRETKASIAADWA; encoded by the coding sequence GTGAGCGCGCCGCTCGTCCTCGGAGACATCGCCGACCTGCGTGCCTACGAGCGCGAGCGGGAGGCCTTCCGCGCCGAGGTGATCGCGCTGAAGCGGCTGCGCCGGGTCGCGATCGGCCCCCTCGTCACAGTCGTGCTCGAGAACCGCACGACCGTTCGCTTCCAGATCCAGGAGATGGCGCGCGCGGAGAAGATGGTCACTGACGAGCAGATCGAGGGCGAGCTGGCGGTCTACAACCCGCTCATCCCGGCCCCCGGCGAGTTGTCGATGACGATGTTCATCGAGCTCACGAGCGAGACGGAGCTGCGCGAGTGGCTGCCCCGCCTCGTCGGCGTCGAGCGCTCGGTGCTGGTGCGCGTCGGGGACGGTGACGACGAGCACGTCGAGGGGGCGCTCCTCGACCCCGACCACGAGCGCCAGCTGACCCGCGACAACGTCACCGCCTCGGTCCACTATGTGCGCGTCGTCCTCCCCGAGGCGCTACGCGCCGGCTTGGTCGAGCACCGCGTGCGCCTCGAGATCGACCATCCCGAGTACCGGCACGCGACCGAGCTCGGCCGAGAGACCAAGGCGTCGATCGCTGCCGACTGGGCGTAG
- a CDS encoding WhiB family transcriptional regulator, translated as MNATWRNRAACQGLDPDIFFPSAEDDAEEAKAICVTCAVRQLCLEHALAHREREGVWGGLTERERRRLSRQRRKTA; from the coding sequence ATGAACGCCACCTGGCGCAACCGAGCGGCCTGCCAAGGCCTCGACCCCGACATCTTCTTCCCGTCAGCGGAAGACGACGCCGAGGAGGCCAAGGCGATCTGCGTCACGTGCGCAGTCCGGCAGCTGTGCCTGGAGCACGCGCTGGCGCACCGCGAGCGCGAGGGTGTCTGGGGCGGCCTCACCGAGCGCGAGCGGCGTCGGCTCAGCCGTCAGCGGCGCAAGACGGCCTGA
- the trpD gene encoding anthranilate phosphoribosyltransferase produces MSTAALLDAGGWPGLLSQLFQHDDLSAELAGAAFDDILSGGVEPLQIAAFLAALRTKGETVEEMAAFVRAMRRAGEVVVLDRAAIDTCGTGGDRSGTINVSTVAALICAGAGVAVCKHGNRAASSQAGSADVLEALGVAIDLGPAGVARCVAEAGIGFCLAPRFHPAMRHVGPVRSGLGVATVFNFLGPLANPAAVRRQVVGVGDPRMAEKMLGVLEANGAEHAIVCYGEDGLDELSTTAPSVVLESRLDGAGGRVRDRYLLDARDLGLAHAERSELAGGDPELNAARLVALLGGEEGPQRDIVCLNAAAALYVAGAAADLAAGVALARESLDSGRAASALHLLVEHSQAAHAAALA; encoded by the coding sequence ATGAGCACCGCGGCATTGCTCGACGCGGGCGGGTGGCCGGGGCTGCTCAGCCAGCTCTTCCAGCACGACGACCTGAGCGCCGAGCTCGCCGGCGCGGCCTTCGACGACATCTTGTCGGGGGGCGTGGAGCCGCTGCAGATCGCCGCCTTCCTCGCGGCGCTGCGCACCAAGGGCGAGACCGTCGAGGAGATGGCGGCCTTCGTCCGCGCCATGCGCCGCGCCGGCGAGGTCGTCGTCCTCGACAGGGCGGCGATCGACACCTGTGGGACCGGTGGCGACCGCTCGGGGACGATCAACGTCTCGACGGTGGCCGCGCTCATCTGCGCGGGGGCGGGCGTCGCGGTCTGCAAGCACGGCAACCGGGCGGCCTCCTCGCAGGCCGGCTCGGCCGACGTCCTCGAGGCGCTCGGCGTGGCGATCGACCTCGGCCCCGCCGGCGTCGCCCGCTGCGTCGCGGAGGCGGGGATCGGCTTTTGCCTCGCGCCCCGCTTCCACCCCGCGATGCGCCACGTCGGCCCGGTGCGCAGCGGCCTCGGCGTCGCCACGGTCTTCAACTTCCTCGGGCCGCTCGCCAACCCCGCCGCCGTGCGCCGGCAGGTGGTCGGCGTCGGTGACCCGCGGATGGCGGAGAAGATGCTCGGTGTCCTCGAGGCCAACGGCGCGGAGCACGCGATCGTCTGTTACGGGGAGGACGGCCTCGACGAGCTCTCGACGACCGCCCCCTCGGTGGTGCTCGAGAGCCGCCTCGACGGGGCGGGCGGCCGGGTGCGCGACCGCTACCTCCTCGACGCCCGCGACCTCGGCCTCGCGCACGCCGAGCGCTCCGAGCTCGCGGGCGGCGACCCGGAGCTGAACGCGGCGCGCCTCGTCGCCCTCCTCGGCGGCGAGGAGGGCCCGCAGCGCGACATCGTCTGCCTCAACGCGGCGGCGGCCCTCTACGTCGCCGGTGCGGCCGCCGACCTCGCCGCCGGCGTCGCGCTCGCGCGCGAGTCGCTCGACTCGGGGAGGGCAGCGAGCGCGCTCCACCTGCTCGTCGAGCACTCCCAGGCGGCGCACGCCGCAGCGCTCGCCTGA
- a CDS encoding MmgE/PrpD family protein — MTTCEALGELIAGAPGELGDGAEHGATRALVDWAAAVYAGAEHPAPRALAAALASEGGGPATLLGRRRRASERTAALVNATAAHAIEVDDIYRDGIYHPGAPTIAAAFALAEARGLSGAALLRAVALGYEVGCRVAAAVTPGHYRFWHTTGTVGTLGAAAAGAAALGLGAAESAHALAVATTMAAGLQQSFRSEAMAKPLHAGHAAEAGLLAALAAAEGFTGALDVLEGPAGFAAAMCGEADWSAVVAPLGARLAVEEVTVKNHTGCGHTFAPVDAMLALRAEHGLVPDEVARIVVETAATPIAVAGNLTPTTPFEAKFSIAYCAAAALATGAVRIDAFSEERLADPVLRDLVGRTALVVSPEFDALFPHQRAARVTVQTTGRGPLTHEARTRRGDPDDPLSDDELSAKFSELAAACLGGGAGVTLQGLWATARAPSVAGLLS; from the coding sequence ATGACGACCTGTGAGGCGCTGGGGGAGCTGATCGCCGGAGCCCCCGGCGAGCTCGGCGACGGTGCGGAGCACGGGGCGACGCGCGCCCTCGTCGACTGGGCGGCCGCCGTCTACGCCGGCGCCGAGCACCCCGCCCCGCGCGCCCTCGCCGCAGCCCTCGCGTCGGAGGGCGGCGGCCCGGCGACCCTGCTCGGCCGTCGGCGGCGGGCGAGCGAGCGCACCGCGGCGCTCGTGAACGCCACCGCGGCGCACGCCATCGAGGTCGACGACATCTACCGCGACGGCATCTACCACCCTGGCGCGCCGACGATCGCCGCCGCCTTCGCCCTCGCCGAGGCGAGGGGGCTCTCCGGGGCGGCGCTGCTGCGGGCGGTTGCCCTCGGCTACGAGGTCGGCTGTCGCGTCGCGGCGGCGGTCACCCCCGGGCACTACCGCTTCTGGCACACCACCGGTACCGTCGGGACCCTCGGCGCGGCGGCGGCCGGCGCCGCGGCGCTCGGCCTCGGGGCGGCCGAGTCGGCGCACGCGCTCGCCGTCGCGACGACGATGGCCGCCGGCCTGCAGCAGTCCTTCCGCAGCGAGGCGATGGCCAAGCCGCTGCACGCCGGCCACGCCGCGGAGGCGGGGCTGCTCGCCGCGCTCGCCGCCGCGGAGGGCTTCACCGGAGCGCTCGACGTCCTCGAGGGGCCGGCCGGCTTCGCCGCCGCGATGTGCGGGGAGGCCGACTGGAGCGCCGTCGTGGCGCCCCTCGGGGCGCGCCTCGCGGTCGAGGAGGTGACGGTGAAGAACCACACCGGGTGCGGCCACACCTTCGCCCCGGTCGACGCGATGCTCGCGCTGCGAGCCGAGCACGGCCTCGTCCCCGACGAGGTGGCGCGCATCGTCGTCGAGACCGCTGCGACGCCGATCGCGGTCGCCGGCAACCTCACCCCTACGACGCCCTTCGAGGCGAAGTTCTCGATCGCCTACTGCGCGGCGGCGGCGCTCGCGACCGGTGCCGTGCGCATCGATGCCTTCAGCGAGGAGCGCCTCGCGGACCCGGTGCTGCGCGACCTCGTCGGCCGCACCGCCCTCGTCGTCTCGCCCGAGTTCGACGCCCTCTTCCCCCACCAGCGTGCGGCGCGCGTCACGGTGCAGACCACCGGCCGCGGCCCGCTCACCCACGAGGCGCGCACCCGTCGCGGCGACCCCGACGACCCGCTCTCCGACGACGAGCTCTCCGCGAAGTTCAGCGAGCTCGCCGCCGCGTGCCTCGGCGGGGGGGCCGGCGTGACCCTGCAGGGGCTCTGGGCGACCGCCCGCGCCCCCTCGGTCGCGGGCCTGCTCAGCTAG
- a CDS encoding acyl-CoA dehydrogenase family protein: MSDLLEESLERLFAERCGPEVRRRAEEEGFAAELFVLLEESGFTQLSVDERAGGAGGGIAEAATLCRLAGRHAVPLPLAECTLLGGSLVATAGMTLPPGPLGVALPHRGDGLVLSGGAGSWRLSGRVGRVPFGGRASHLAAVVEGAGDEHVLLVPVALAAVEAGRNLAGEARDALRFDDVSLGDAHVAEAPPGTAADLELRGALSRSLLIAGAAEAVSAMTLDYAGERRQFGRPITGFQAVANRLVLLAAEAELAGMAARVAAERFAALGSAAAFEVAAAKASASRAATAVAAHAHQVHAAIGMTRDYPLHHFTRRLWVWRQEWGGEGHWARRLGTLAADCGAEGLWPRLTAEPSAS, translated from the coding sequence GTGAGCGACCTCCTCGAGGAGAGCCTCGAGCGCCTCTTCGCCGAGCGGTGCGGCCCGGAGGTCCGCCGGCGCGCCGAGGAGGAGGGCTTCGCCGCCGAGCTCTTCGTCCTCCTCGAGGAGTCGGGCTTCACCCAGCTCTCCGTCGACGAGCGCGCCGGTGGCGCGGGCGGGGGCATCGCCGAGGCGGCGACGCTCTGCCGCCTCGCCGGCCGCCACGCCGTCCCCCTCCCCCTCGCAGAGTGCACGCTGCTCGGGGGCTCCCTCGTCGCCACCGCCGGGATGACCCTCCCTCCGGGTCCCCTCGGCGTCGCCCTCCCCCACCGCGGCGACGGCCTCGTGCTGTCGGGGGGCGCCGGGAGCTGGCGCCTCTCCGGACGCGTCGGGCGGGTCCCCTTCGGGGGGCGCGCGAGCCACCTCGCCGCCGTCGTCGAGGGTGCTGGGGACGAGCACGTCCTCCTCGTGCCGGTCGCGCTGGCCGCGGTCGAGGCGGGGCGCAACCTCGCCGGCGAGGCGCGCGACGCGCTCCGCTTCGACGACGTGAGCCTCGGTGACGCGCACGTCGCCGAGGCTCCCCCCGGCACGGCGGCGGACCTCGAGCTGCGGGGGGCGCTCTCGCGGTCGCTGCTCATCGCCGGCGCCGCCGAGGCGGTCTCGGCGATGACCCTCGACTACGCCGGCGAGCGGCGGCAGTTCGGGCGGCCGATCACCGGCTTCCAGGCGGTCGCCAACCGCCTCGTCCTCCTCGCCGCCGAGGCCGAGCTCGCGGGGATGGCGGCACGCGTCGCCGCCGAGCGCTTCGCGGCGCTCGGCTCAGCGGCCGCCTTCGAGGTCGCGGCGGCCAAGGCGAGCGCCTCGCGCGCCGCCACCGCCGTCGCCGCCCACGCCCACCAGGTGCACGCCGCGATCGGCATGACGCGGGACTACCCCCTCCACCACTTCACGCGCCGGCTGTGGGTCTGGCGCCAGGAGTGGGGCGGCGAGGGCCACTGGGCGCGCCGCCTCGGCACCCTCGCCGCGGACTGCGGCGCGGAGGGCCTCTGGCCGCGCCTCACCGCCGAGCCCTCCGCTAGCTGA